The Nerophis lumbriciformis linkage group LG04, RoL_Nlum_v2.1, whole genome shotgun sequence genome contains the following window.
tgtgaactagaatacaaaagggaatggtgtaagactatgtgtagaatataactgaagtgagtgttaccaacgtgttgaacgagatacgcggaagtccagggggcaggcagctgatccggggcgagagcgaagcgtcagaatccaggggcgagcaagaggtcgaggaacgaaggaagcagtcggagtccagagggagatccaggggaaattgagacgcaggcgacggagggtactgcggggacacgggagaagacaagggacaaatcaaggcacggagaggaaacacgaatatagtaagagcgcataaggcttacggtacaccatgagaaagctaagttcccgcgacgatccttgggtccactggtcctttattgatctcgccctgatcagtcgcaggtgtgcagattgccagcgagtgattgcagctggtggctgcagcagggcggggacgcgcgcggcgcgtccctggatgtgcgcacccgtgggcgtgtcccgaggtgcgcacagacggatgagcggcgttggcaggagcctgagccgtaacagtatcccccccctatggacagattccagatgtccaacatactcacgaaacaagggagggtggaggggagaactggtggtgggtcgccggccccagtgtccccgaatccaccgaggacgagtctgatggcggcggcgagaagaatgccgctgaagccggcgaggcgggcgaccaagggacggccaccatcttggccgtcgggaaggcggacgtgattggcgccatggtgcgtctcgccggaaacgaggatatgacatcggcggcggtgtggaggaagacgtcatcggcgaggcaggcgtggaggaagacgtcatcggcgaggcaggcgtggaggaagacgtcatcggcggcgtggaagcggcagacgtcatcggcggcgtggaagcggcagacgtcatcggcgccgtggaagcggcagacgtcatcggcgccgtggaagcggcagacgtcatcggcgtcgtggaagcggcagacgtcatcggcgtggaagcggcggacatcaaagccggagacgaggagggcagctgaggagctggccgaggtgctgaagtcggcggaacaggccgaggtgctggagtcggcggagcaggccgaggtgctggagtcggcggagcaggccgaggtgctggagtcggcggagcaggccgaggtgctgaggtcgaggccagcctgggagctggtggagacgtgggggccagcctgggagctggtggagacgtgggggccagcctggggacaggtgctagctcggacgctagccgaggggctggtgctagctcggacgctagccgaggggctggtgctagctcggacgctagccgaggggcaggtgctagctcggacgctagccgaggggcaggtgctagctcggacgctagccgagggacaggtgctagctcggacgctagccgagggacaggtgctagctcggacgctagccgaggaacaggtgctagctcggacgctagccgagggacaggtgctagctcggacgctagccgagggacaggtgctagctcggacgctagccgagggacaggtgctagctcggacgctagccgagggacaggtgctagctcggacgctagccgagggacaggtgctagctcggacgctagccgagggacaggtgctagctcggacgctagccgagggacaggtgctagctcggacgctagccgagggacaggtgctagctcggacgctagccgagggacaggtgctagctcggacgctagccgagggacaggtgctagctcggacgctagccgagggacaggtgctagctcggacgctaggcgagggacaggtgctagctcggacgctagccgagggacaggtgctagctcggacgctagctcggggacaagtgctagctcggacgctagctcggggacaggtgctagctcagacgctagctcggggacaagtgctagctcggacgctagctcggggacaagtgctggtagtgtggttggtgggtgcggccaggcaaactgaaagatcgatggtagcggtcttgctggccgcagctgtgctacctcaccagcacggctgtcggtaccattccccccctccaaaggcggattccagacgcttcctgctgactgagtctctaagggtgggaggagggtgtccaggcgacgagaaaattcctccttgcttatctcgctactgaacatgcctttccaagactgctcggcaggacaagacaaatcctctggtttgaagcgaaaaaaagaaaaagaagccggcgaggcgggcgaccaagggacggccaccatcttggccgtcgggaaggcggacgtgattggcgccatggtgcgtctcgccggaaacgaggatatgacatcggcggcggtgtggaggaagacgtcatcggcgaggcaggcgtggaggaagacgtcatcggcgaggcaggcgtggaggaagacgtcatcggcggcgtggaagcggcagacgtcatcggcggcgtggaagcggcagacgtcatcggcgccgtggaagcggcagacgtcatcggcgccgtggaagcggcagacgtcatcggcgtcgtggaagcggcagacgtcatcggcgtggaagcggcggacatcaaagccggagacgaggagggcagctgaggagctggccgaggtgctgaagtcggcggaacaggccgaggtgctggagtcggcggagcaggccgaggtgctggagtcggcggagcaggccgaggtgctggagtcggcggagcaggccgaggtgctgaggtcgaggccagcctgggagctggtggagacgtgggggccagcctgggagctggtggagacgtgggggccagcctggggacaggtgctagctcggacgctagccgaggggctggtgctagctcggacgctagccgaggggctggtgctagctcggacgctagccgaggggcaggtgctagctcggacgctagccgaggggcaggtgctagctcggacgctagccgagggacaggtgctagctcggacgctagccgagggacaggtgctagctcggacgctagccgaggaacaggtgctagctcggacgctagccgagggacaggtgctagctcggacgctagccgagggacaggtgctagctcggacgctagccgagggacaggtgctagctcggacgctagccgagggacaggtgctagctcggacgctagccgagggacaggtgctagctcggacgctagccgagggacaggtgctagctcggacgctagccgagggacaggtgctagctcggacgctagccgagggacaggtgctagctcggacgctagccgagggacaggtgctagctcggacgctagccgagggacaggtgctagctcggacgctagccgagggacaggtgctagctcggacgctaggcgagggacaggtgctagctcggacgctagccgagggacaggtgctagctcggacgctagctcggggacaagtgctagctcggacgctagctcggggacaggtgctagctcagacgctagctcggggacaagtgctagctcggacgctagctcggggacaagtgctggtagtgtggttggtgggtgcggccaggcaaactgaaagatcgatggtagcggtcttgctggccgcagctgtgctacctcaccagcacggctgtcggtaccattccccccctccaaaggcggattccagacgcttcctgctgactgagtctctaagggtgggaggagggtgtccaggcgacgagaaaattcctccttgcttatctcgctactgaacatgcctttccaagactgctcggcaggacaagacaaatcctctggtttgaagcgaaaaaaagaaaaagacatggtgaatggggcaagaggcagagaaaaaaaaaaaaattcacagggggcggaactaaagtcactgggggcggggctaaggaactgtgccgtcaggtcctttaataattttggcgggaacttactgttgtgtttgctgagagggggtgacggcaaacagacaccagggggcggtatatacaattatttattatatatatatagtcaacatatatatatatataaatactaataaacaatattactaaactaaggaaatggagtgtgaactagaatacaaaagggaatggtgtaagactatgtgtagaatataactgaagtgagtgttaccaacgtgttgaacgagatacgcggaagtccagggggcaggcagctgatccggggcgagagcgaagcgtcagaatccaggggcgagcaagaggtcgaggaacgaaggaagcagtcggagtccagagggagatccaggggaaattgagacgcaggcgacggagggtactgcggggacacgggagaagacaagggacaaatcaaggcacggagaggaaacacgaatatagtaagagcgcataaggcttacggtacaccatgagaaagctaagttcccgcgacgatccttgggtccactggtcctttattgatctcgccctgatcagtcgcaggtgtgcagattgccagcgagtgattgcagctggtggctgcagcagggcggggacgcgcgcggcgcgtccctggatgtgcgcacccgtgggcgtgtcccgaggtgcgcacagacggatgagcggcgttggcaggagcctgagccgtaacagaatacaactaaatgcgtgcatttgtaagtaagactaacatttttttagtataataagtctcttattccttttaataacattg
Protein-coding sequences here:
- the LOC140678728 gene encoding uncharacterized protein produces the protein MTSAASTPPMTSAASTPPMTSSSTPASPMTSSSTPASPMTSSSTPPPMSYPRFRRDAPWRQSRPPSRRPRWWPSLGRPPRRLQRHSSRRRHQTRPRWIRGHWGRRPTTSSPLHPPLFREYVGHLESVHRGGILLRLRLLPTPLIRLCAPRDTPTGAHIQGRAARVPALLQPPAAITRWQSAHLRLIRARSIKDQWTQGSSRELSFLMVYLPSVACVSISPGSPSGLRLLPSFLDLLLAPGF